A single window of Solanum dulcamara chromosome 5, daSolDulc1.2, whole genome shotgun sequence DNA harbors:
- the LOC129888371 gene encoding aquaporin TIP4-1 — protein MAKIAVGSSREAIQPDCIQALIVEFICTFLFVFAGVGSAMAADKLKGDPLVSLFFVAMAHALVVAVTISAGFRISGGHLNPAVTLGLCMGGHITVFRSILYWIDQLLASVAACALLNYLTAGMITPVHTLANGMSYGQGLIMEVILTFSLLFTVYTTIVDPKKGILEGMGPLLTGLVVGANIMAGGPFSGASMNPARSFGPAFVSGIWTDHWVYWIGPLIGGGLAGFICENFFIVRSHVPLPSEETF, from the exons ATGGCGAAAATTGCTGTTGGAAGTAGCCGTGAGGCTATTCAACCTGATTGCATCCAAGCCCTCATTGTTGAGTTTATTTGCactttcctttttgttttcgCTGGTGTTGGATCTGCCATGGCTGCCG ATAAGCTAAAGGGAGATCCACTGGTGAGTTTATTTTTTGTGGCGATGGCACATGCATTGGTGGTGGCTGTGACAATCTCTGCTGGTTTCCGTATTTCTGGTGGGCATCTCAACCCTGCTGTCACACTTGGCCTTTGTATGGGTGGTCATATCACTGTTTTTAGATCAATCCTATACTGGATTGACCAGTTGCTTGCTTCTGTTGCTGCTTGTGCTTTGCTCAATTATCTCACTGCTGGAATG atAACACCAGTTCACACCCTAGCAAATGGAATGAGCTATGGACAAGGGTTAATTATGGAGGTGATTTTGACCTTTTCTTTGTTGTTCACTGTCTATACTACAATTGTGGACCCCAAGAAGGGAATTCTTGAAGGAATGGGCCCACTTCTAACTGGGCTTGTTGTTGGGGCCAATATCATGGCTGGAGGGCCTTTTTCAGGAGCTTCAATGAACCCTGCAAGGTCATTTGGGCCAGCTTTTGTTAGTGGAATCTGGACTGACCACTGGGTTTACTGGATTGGGCCTTTGATTGGTGGTGGGCTTGCTGGCTTTATTTGTGAAAACTTTTTCATTGTTAGGTCTCATGTTCCTCTTCCAAGTGAAGAGACTTTTTAG